In Drosophila yakuba strain Tai18E2 chromosome 2R, Prin_Dyak_Tai18E2_2.1, whole genome shotgun sequence, a single genomic region encodes these proteins:
- the LOC6531568 gene encoding uncharacterized protein LOC6531568 isoform X1 encodes MATTACVHCAQQQQQKQKPQQHEAHAQQQQLQQLQQHRRNSPRILHIYCAWALITLLAASAAMVQSAAVFGDLLSHPTFKPLCSAQHEHFIESDGKESSLIIELKPGLYGAEHASCSRILSAPPNYGFIVRLILPKLPHGQPLDAATTRSTPTNIMAAAVGGNNSSKLRRTAKSGGIVESLEPLNATRVIASSTPSRVVGRTCPLNIFSSLDPHTAQWRVDPCQLEDTASEMEDPVRLFHGRVKIVWEHGQHALRSKLMVTVLGKGEQCKDGSKHQCLKIGDEPILCISKELACDGIRHCPYSNEYDSDEDYELCSKQRRPGAGKLAAGLESDLFEQFALEVFRNLFANDAPTAPEDLPRNGSDGAGSLDNSTVTTTTTLRKVHTKDMKKPGGDGSPNSIGPSLVTEGDLQRPENDTAEMGVGTGAGSGFTRRNSTRSGLHSDLSKYGPWGYLMLGMLLCGGALLICGLWASASQHAVNNEREAALAAANGGGNGGGDHLGATSPPNYEELDPPPAYSVLFPNQKAASSTTLNLDATAASTTAAAAAAAAAAATAAAATAVAATALAGSTPSESAQQHQQQQEQPTN; translated from the exons ATGGCGACCACCGCCTGCGTCCACTGcgcccaacaacaacaacagaagcaAAAACCACAGCAACATGAGGCGCatgcgcagcagcagcaactgcaacaactgcagcaacatcgaCGCAACAGCCCGCGGATTCTGCACATTTACTGCGCGTGGGCGTTGATCACTCTGTTGGCCGCCAGCGCCGCCATGGTCCAAAGTGCAGCGGTATTCG GCGACCTGCTGTCCCATCCCACTTTCAAGCCACTATGCAGCGCTCAGCACGAGCATTTCATCGAGAGCGATGGCAAAGAATCTAGTCTCATCATCGAACTGAAGCCGGGACTCTATGGCGCCGAGCACGCCTCCTGTTCCCGCATCCTGAGCGCCCCGCCCAACTATGGCTTCATAGTCCGCCTCATCCTGCCCAAATTGCCGCACGGCCAGCCGCTGGATGCGGCCACCACCAGGAGCACGCCCACGAACATCATGGCTGCCGCAGTCGGAGGCAACAACTCGTCCAAACTCCGGCGCACTGCCAAGTCCGGTGGAATTGTGGAGTCCTTAGAGCCGCTTAATGCGACGAGGGTCATCGCCTCATCGACGCCTTCGCGGGTTGTGGGACGCACCTGCCCTCTGAACATA TTTAGCTCGCTGGACCCGCACACGGCCCAGTGGCGAGTGGATCCCTGCCAGCTGGAGGACACCGCCTCCGAGATGGAGGACCCGGTGCGGCTCTTCCACGGCCGCGTCAAGATCGTCTGGGAGCATGGCCAGCACGCCCTGCGCTCCAAGCTGATGGTCACTGTGCTGGGCAAGGGCGAGCAGTGCAAGGATGGCAGCAAGCACCAGTGCTTGAAGATCGG TGATGAGCCCATCCTGTGCATCTCCAAGGAGCTGGCCTGCGACGGGATCCGCCATTGTCCGTACAGCAACGAGTACGACAGCGATGAGGACTACGAGCTGTGCTCGAAGCAACGTCGCCCGGGAGCCGGCAAACTGGCCGCCGGCCTGGAGTCGGATCTCTTCGAGCAGTTTGCCCTGGAAGTGTTCCGCAACCTGTTCGCCAACGATGCCCCAACCGCACCGGAGGATCTGCCGCGCAATGGGAGCGACGGAGCCGGGAGTTTGGACAACTCGACGGTCACCACGACGACCACGCTGCGCAAAGTGCACACCAAAGATATGAAGAAGCCCGGAGGCGATGGGTCACCGAACTCCATTGGGCCCAGCCTGGTCACGGAGGGGGATCTGCAGAGGCCGGAAAACGATACGGCTGAAATGGGAGTGGGCACTGGAGCCGGCAGCGGCTTCACCCGCCGGAACTCGACGCGCTCCGGCCTGCACTCGGACCTATCGAAGTACGGCCCGTGGGGCTACCTGATGCTCGGCATGCTCCTGTGCGGCGGGGCACTGCTCATCTGCGGCCTCTGGG CCTCCGCATCGCAGCATGCGGTCAACAACGAGCGGGAGGCGGCGCTGGCCGCTGCCAATGGAGGAGGAAATGGTGGCGGGGACCACCTGGGAGCCACCTCGCCGCCCAACTATGAGGAGCTGGATCCGCCGCCGGCCTACTCGGTGCTCTTTCCCAACCAGAAGGCAGCCAGTAGCACCACACTGAACCTGGATGCGACGGCGGCCAGCacaacagcagctgctgcagcagcggcggccgcagcagcaacagctgcagctgcaacagccGTAGCAGCAACTGCTCTGGCAGGATCCACTCCCAGCGAATCCgcgcagcaacatcagcagcaacaggaacaGCCAACGAACTAG
- the LOC6531568 gene encoding uncharacterized protein LOC6531568 isoform X2 codes for MATTACVHCAQQQQQKQKPQQHEAHAQQQQLQQLQQHRRNSPRILHIYCAWALITLLAASAAMVQSAAVFGDLLSHPTFKPLCSAQHEHFIESDGKESSLIIELKPGLYGAEHASCSRILSAPPNYGFIVRLILPKLPHGQPLDAATTRSTPTNIMAAAVGGNNSSKLRRTAKSGGIVESLEPLNATRVIASSTPSRVVGRTCPLNIFSSLDPHTAQWRVDPCQLEDTASEMEDPVRLFHGRVKIVWEHGQHALRSKLMVTVLGKGEQCKDGSKHQCLKIGDEPILCISKELACDGIRHCPYSNEYDSDEDYELCSKQRRPGAGKLAAGLESDLFEQFALEVFRNLFANDAPTAPEDLPRNGSDGAGSLDNSTVTTTTTLRKVHTKDMKKPGGDGSPNSIGPSLVTEGDLQRPENDTAEMGVGTGAGSGFTRRNSTRSGLHSDLSKYGPWGYLMLGMLLCGGALLICGLWGTLNCTIV; via the exons ATGGCGACCACCGCCTGCGTCCACTGcgcccaacaacaacaacagaagcaAAAACCACAGCAACATGAGGCGCatgcgcagcagcagcaactgcaacaactgcagcaacatcgaCGCAACAGCCCGCGGATTCTGCACATTTACTGCGCGTGGGCGTTGATCACTCTGTTGGCCGCCAGCGCCGCCATGGTCCAAAGTGCAGCGGTATTCG GCGACCTGCTGTCCCATCCCACTTTCAAGCCACTATGCAGCGCTCAGCACGAGCATTTCATCGAGAGCGATGGCAAAGAATCTAGTCTCATCATCGAACTGAAGCCGGGACTCTATGGCGCCGAGCACGCCTCCTGTTCCCGCATCCTGAGCGCCCCGCCCAACTATGGCTTCATAGTCCGCCTCATCCTGCCCAAATTGCCGCACGGCCAGCCGCTGGATGCGGCCACCACCAGGAGCACGCCCACGAACATCATGGCTGCCGCAGTCGGAGGCAACAACTCGTCCAAACTCCGGCGCACTGCCAAGTCCGGTGGAATTGTGGAGTCCTTAGAGCCGCTTAATGCGACGAGGGTCATCGCCTCATCGACGCCTTCGCGGGTTGTGGGACGCACCTGCCCTCTGAACATA TTTAGCTCGCTGGACCCGCACACGGCCCAGTGGCGAGTGGATCCCTGCCAGCTGGAGGACACCGCCTCCGAGATGGAGGACCCGGTGCGGCTCTTCCACGGCCGCGTCAAGATCGTCTGGGAGCATGGCCAGCACGCCCTGCGCTCCAAGCTGATGGTCACTGTGCTGGGCAAGGGCGAGCAGTGCAAGGATGGCAGCAAGCACCAGTGCTTGAAGATCGG TGATGAGCCCATCCTGTGCATCTCCAAGGAGCTGGCCTGCGACGGGATCCGCCATTGTCCGTACAGCAACGAGTACGACAGCGATGAGGACTACGAGCTGTGCTCGAAGCAACGTCGCCCGGGAGCCGGCAAACTGGCCGCCGGCCTGGAGTCGGATCTCTTCGAGCAGTTTGCCCTGGAAGTGTTCCGCAACCTGTTCGCCAACGATGCCCCAACCGCACCGGAGGATCTGCCGCGCAATGGGAGCGACGGAGCCGGGAGTTTGGACAACTCGACGGTCACCACGACGACCACGCTGCGCAAAGTGCACACCAAAGATATGAAGAAGCCCGGAGGCGATGGGTCACCGAACTCCATTGGGCCCAGCCTGGTCACGGAGGGGGATCTGCAGAGGCCGGAAAACGATACGGCTGAAATGGGAGTGGGCACTGGAGCCGGCAGCGGCTTCACCCGCCGGAACTCGACGCGCTCCGGCCTGCACTCGGACCTATCGAAGTACGGCCCGTGGGGCTACCTGATGCTCGGCATGCTCCTGTGCGGCGGGGCACTGCTCATCTGCGGCCTCTGGGGTACGTTAAATTGCACCATAGTCTAG
- the LOC6531567 gene encoding uncharacterized protein LOC6531567, which produces MRTLPFLLALALLAFGVASSSSTTSTTTSVKPKTNNPKAESEKPTKQPSPSAAPSPSPSSKATNTSTTRQSKALKPGENRGKRTLYDFGNAGYLYPEVASRRAGYVDNAASYYPQTGYYNGQSAVAQYPGSFGPAYAQYPQYLEAPEPIIEIIIKDANETLAEEPAQPIVTKKKKKKEKVHVFYVNYKKDQNNKLHLESPIASLNNDDNEEEEEEEEEIIQYPVTPLPPVKSTTLRTIIHPDSEKYHSNSGIHVSFGAENKHQSGHILEEHDAESIQRQVVALPPSVSSKSEGSYVSNTRADYGRENNFGSRPGPISNLLFGSNYQQSGINYQQQQQQLPTQHSNNYFRPPAALVGPPPNFPKPAAQQQVQQPHRPSITQQQLPSTSSETIFNKLVQQSQFYINHNQQYPQQQHHQQQQHHQQQQHQQQHQYQHQQQHQQQQQQQHQQQHQQTQQQHQHQQAPQQHQQQAPQQQQYQKPPHKQVQVPFFPTIPPKSVTPAPYQPVKFRPTPAPVVQAKPLPLPVKLDNANYQQQQQQHYQPQQQQKLPHQQQSYQFVRQPQFVQQPQFVVRSPTPPPEYYTQQKQQTQQHHHQSALNYFDIKPSKETELLKSIPKFEQHITETVQNPIAAAQQPQQQYHQQQVQQQQQQQQFAYSSTRNEVIHDVPAPNLGPTTSQHISGHYITAGASGVQQSQQFGSFPSAAPTQPPVYAESTHGQKVMVVTPVPPSSNYVTYGQYSQTANEPVVHINAQSAALPRQPASSLISAPSTDNSPFSVSTYHSDVFKELEQRNQKDKKAPQQAQQQVQHQAPQISAAPVPASVSAPTSTPATAPNGKASQTLLQLPDEVPEDLRQQLFSSGILNNADISILDYDKQGDIALENLPAEHLQHFYGAGGGAQIAETNKVLTVVKPNGDKVALSEKQLDRVKQTNSLPQKQDLDVKVVRYDAAQGQSVSDKYVRTDATVVTPVDLAERQQYNRYLPLKINGAQFPIPDSEELLGKRIVSVVVLAPVEAQNPGQAAGEARSADGKEVKFLGGELIKTLVKKPTKENFKRWLEKEARTDLDLQSVVLLVAKSTDASAEQEIFMYDIGTGSINRLNGELSSTFVNVAEENASSEDLEHAATLDHSSLESMMHLRRR; this is translated from the exons TTGGCGCTGGCGCTCTTGGCCTTTGGAGTTGCCTCATCAtcctccaccaccagcacAACCACATCGGTGAAGCCAAAGACCAATAATCCAAAGGCTGAGTCAGAGAAGCCCACCAAGCAGCCATCGCCATCCGCAgctccatcgccatcgccatcttCCAAGGCCACAAACACCTCCACCACCCGGCAGTCTAAAGCCTTGAAGCCGGGCGAGAATCGTGGCAAGAGAACGCTCTACGACTTTGGCAATGCCGGCTATCTGTATCCGGAAGTGGCATCCCGAAGGGCTGGTTATGTGGACAACGCGGCGAGCTATTATCCCCAAACTGGTTACTACAATGGCCAAAGTGCAGTTG CTCAATATCCCGGAAGCTTTGGACCCGCCTATGCACAATATCCTCAGTACTTGGAGGCGCCAGAGCCCATCATCGAGATCATCATCAAGGATGCCAATGAAACACTAGCCGAGGAGCCCGCCCAGCCGATTGtgaccaagaagaagaagaagaaggagaaggtGCATGTATTCTATGTGAACTACAAGAAGGATCAGAACAACAAGCTGCATCTGGAGTCTCCGATTGCCTCGCTGAACAACGACGAcaacgaggaggaggaagaggaggaggaagagatCATCCAGTATCCAGTGACGCCCCTGCCTCCGGTAAAGTCTACCACCCTGCGGACTATTATCCACCCGGACTCGGAAAAATACCACAGCAACTCGGGTATTCATGTGTCGTTCGGTGCGGAGAACAAGCACCAATCAGGTCACATTCTGGAGGAGCACGATGCCGAGAGCATTCAGCGCCAGGTGGTGGCACTGCCGCCCTCGGTGTCCTCCAAATCGGAGGGCAGCTACGTGAGCAATACCCGTGCGGATTACGGACGAGAGAACAACTTTGGATCCCGGCCAGGTCCCATTTCCAATTTGCTCTTTGGCAGCAACTACCAACAGTCGGGCATCAActaccagcagcaacaacagcaactgccCACACAGCACAGCAACAACTACTTCAGGCCGCCGGCGGCTCTGGTGGGCCCTCCACCCAACTTTCCGAAACCAGCAGCCCAGCAACAGGTGCAACAGCCACATCGCCCCAGCATCACCCAGCAGCAATTGCCCTCCACTTCCTCGGAGACCATTTTCAACAAGCTGGTGCAACAGTCGCAGTTCTACATCAACCACAATCAGCAGTacccacagcagcaacatcaccagcagcagcaacatcaccagcagcagcagcatcaacaacagcatcagtatcagcatcagcagcagcatcagcagcagcagcaacagcagcatcagcagcagcatcagcagacacaacagcagcatcaacatcaacaggcaccgcagcaacatcagcagcaggccccgcagcaacagcagtacCAGAAACCGCCGCATAAGCAGGTCCAGGTGCCATTCTTTCCCACCATTCCACCCAAGAGCGTGACCCCTGCTCCCTATCAGCCCGTCAAGTTCCGTCCCACACCAGCTCCAGTGGTCCAAGCGAAACCCCTGCCCCTGCCTGTCAAACTGGATAATGCCAActaccaacagcagcagcagcaacactatcagccgcagcagcaacagaagtTGCCGCATCAACAGCAATCTTATCAGTTCGTTCGTCAGCCTCAATTTGTGCAGCAGCCACAGTTTGTGGTGCGTTCCCCCACTCCACCGCCAGAGTACTACAcccagcagaagcagcagacACAGCAGCATCATCACCAGAGCGCTCTCAACTACTTCGACATCAAGCCATCAAAGGAGACGGAGTTGCTCAAGTCCATTCCAAAGTTCGAGCAGCACATCACTGAGACCGTACAGAATCCCATTGCTGCCgcgcagcagccacagcagcaatatcatcagcagcaggtgcagcaacaacagcaacagcagcagtttgCTTATAGCAGCACGAGGAATGAGGTGATCCACGATGTACCCGCTCCCAACTTGGGCCCCACTACTTCGCAGCACATCTCCGGGCACTATATAACGGCTGGAGCATCTGGAGTTCAGCAATCGCAGCAATTCGGCAGCTTTCCCAGCGCAGCTCCCACGCAGCCACCCGTCTACGCAGAGTCCACTCATGGCCAGAAAGTGATGGTGGTGACTCCAGTGCCCCCATCCTCCAACTATGTGACCTATGGCCAGTACTCCCAGACCGCTAATGAGCCTGTGGTCCACATTAATGCCCAGTCTGCGGCTCTGCCCAGGCAGCCCGCCTCCTCGCTGATCAGTGCTCCATCCACGGATAACTCACCCTTCAGTGTATCCACCTACCACTCGGACGTGTtcaaggagctggagcagcgcAACCAGAAGGATAAGAAGGCGCCACAGCAGGCGCAACAGCAGGTGCAACATCAAGCTCCACAAATTTCTGCAGCACCGGTTCCTGCTTCTGTTTCCGCTCCAACTTCCACTCCTGCCACTGCTCCAAATGGCAAGGCCTCGCAGACCCTACTCCAATTGCCCGACGAAGTGCCCGAGGATCTCCGCCAGCAACTCTTCTCCTCTGGCATCCTGAACAATGCCGATATCTCAATCTTGGACTACGACAAGCAGGGGGATATTGCGCTGGAGAACCTGCCCGCCGAACATCTGCAGCACTTCTATGGAGCCGGTGGTGGCGCCCAGATTGCCGAGACCAACAAGGTTTTGACCGTGGTCAAGCCCAATGGCGACAAGGTAGCCCTTAGCGAGAAGCAGCTGGACCGCGTGAAGCAGACCAACTCTCTGCCCCAGAAGCAGGATCTCGATGTGAAGGTGGTGCGCTATGATGCCGCTCAGGGTCAGAGTGTGAGCGACAAGTATGTGCGCACCGATGCCACCGTGGTGACCCCGGTGGATTTGGCCGAACGCCAACAGTACAACCGTTACCTCCCTCTGAAGATCAACGGAGCACAGTTCCCGATTCCCGACAGCGAGGAGCTGCTAGGCAAGCGAATTGTCAGCGTGGTGGTTCTGGCTCCCGTGGAGGCTCAGAATCCTGGACAGGCTGCAGGGGAGGCGAGGAGCGCCGATGGCAAAGAGGTCAAGTTCCTGGGCGGTGAGCTCATCAAGACGCTGGTGAAGAAGCCCACCAAGGAGAACTTCAAGCGCTGGCTGGAGAAGGAGGCGCGCACGGATTTGGATCTGCAGTCCGTCGTGCTGCTGGTGGCAAA ATCCACAGATGCATCCGCGGAACAGGAGATCTTTATGTACGACATTGGAACGGGCAGCATAAACCGCCTGAACGGGGAGCTGTCTAGCACGTTTGTTAACGTGGCCGAGGAGAACGCCAGCAGCGAGGATCTGGAGCACGCCGCCACTTTGGACCACAGCTCGCTGGAGTCCATGATGCATCTGCGCCGCAGATAG